From a region of the Bacteroidales bacterium genome:
- a CDS encoding SpoIIE family protein phosphatase, with protein MLSLKKIFFYLLLILFVESVFFNKNYCYSQTKIPNNDTIIDTPGNLGAPFIRNFSPKEYDGSSQNWAIVQDKRGFLYFGNNDGVLEYDGKNWRLIEVSNNSIVLSLSIDSNGTIFVGAIGEFGYMATDSTGLLSYISLKNKLSDVNTEFIDVCKVHATKYGVYFITKNKIFRWHNDEIFVIPANLKTLFGFNVYDELFVIQNDSGIYIVENNKLILLPGTKKIVKDYGRIILIPYTDNKILICTSKEGFFIYDFKKYITETTKSSNTNSDNEQIQTSYIKKFNTQIEEYLKYNRIYSSVKVNDNKYAFATLNGGIIIMDKKGKLLQLINKNRGLQDNSVFNIYVDKNQNLWAALNLGVTIIEISSPITKFDELSGLDGVVLSTIEHKGKRYASTMYGLYYLPEYKINSKNDKNIFLPVLNTQSSCFDFYSDKNVLLALGNSGIILINDTIATNLFDIGQIYCHSLSKKFPNHIFFGITDGFASIEIISSKEKNKYKNHYKNEKIIPEVKVKFIDNGKFKDIEESIIKVISDSVGDLWLSSFHNGIIHLKFQENNISDYTITRYDTTNGLPQLSENYVHNINKNIVIGTKKGIYKAIINQKSFNDDFNFEFIPDTSFGKIYSSDSISVEQIYLDRKNEIWINSSIGISKITKTNKNPDNKYSLPIKRIPVKSIYKLSIDKDNIIWICSSDGLYRFNPVNEKICNIPFYSHIRKVIIGNDSIIFNGTYFVDSLLKNNYYTLLSFVQPKNLIPVILYKNNSITFEYSTTYYEKGESNLFRYFLVGFDKQWSNWTPETKKEYTNLPEGTYYFKVEAKNIYNLNSNAAIYKFIIFPPWYRTIVAYIIYIILSILLIIIIVKIYTRRLKNAKKLLEKIVKERTTEIRKQNTEISHQKEEIQLQAEHLSEVNEELEKLSIVASKTDNAIIIMDAKGNFEWVNDGFTNLYEITIDELINDFDKNIIKATPNTNAQELIKYAIQNKKTINYESYFLTKSKKKIWNQTTLTPILDEKGNIKKLIAIDSDISKLKKAEEKIIKQKEEITDSIVYAKRIQNALFPSKEIMDTTISQYFVLDMPRGIVSGDFYWFSKIKDKIVISVADCTGHGVPGAFMSMLGVSFLNKIVNEKGIIKPNEILDRLRNNVIISLHQTGEAGEANDGMDIALIAIDKKSNILEYAGANNSVYLIRNNELTEIFADKMPICIYREIETPFSCQKISIQTGDMLYLFTDGYVDQFGGSKGRKFLYKNFKNLLKEIHKLPVNEQKKLLKDRLIKWKEGYDQIDDILIMGIKI; from the coding sequence ATGCTTAGTTTAAAAAAAATATTCTTTTATCTATTACTTATTTTATTTGTTGAATCTGTATTTTTTAACAAAAATTATTGTTATTCACAAACAAAAATTCCTAATAACGATACAATTATTGATACTCCCGGTAATCTTGGCGCTCCTTTTATTAGAAATTTTTCACCTAAAGAATATGATGGTAGTTCACAAAATTGGGCTATTGTACAAGACAAAAGAGGATTTCTTTATTTTGGTAATAATGACGGTGTTTTGGAATATGATGGAAAAAACTGGAGATTAATTGAAGTTTCAAATAATTCAATTGTACTTTCACTTTCAATTGATAGTAATGGGACTATATTTGTTGGTGCAATTGGCGAATTTGGTTATATGGCTACTGATTCAACAGGTTTATTATCTTATATTTCTTTAAAAAATAAACTTAGCGATGTTAATACCGAATTTATTGATGTTTGTAAAGTTCATGCTACTAAATATGGTGTTTATTTTATTACCAAGAATAAAATTTTCAGATGGCACAATGATGAAATTTTTGTAATTCCTGCAAATTTAAAAACCTTATTCGGATTTAATGTATATGATGAACTATTTGTTATTCAGAACGATAGCGGTATATATATTGTCGAAAATAATAAATTAATATTATTACCGGGTACAAAAAAAATAGTTAAAGATTATGGCAGGATAATTTTAATTCCATATACTGATAATAAAATATTAATATGTACAAGCAAAGAAGGTTTTTTTATTTATGATTTTAAAAAATATATTACTGAAACTACAAAATCATCAAACACAAATTCTGATAATGAACAAATACAAACGTCTTATATTAAGAAATTTAACACACAAATTGAAGAGTATCTAAAATATAACAGAATATATTCGAGTGTAAAAGTAAACGATAACAAATATGCCTTTGCAACATTAAATGGAGGCATTATTATCATGGATAAAAAGGGTAAATTATTACAGCTTATTAATAAAAACAGGGGACTGCAGGATAATAGTGTATTTAATATTTATGTTGATAAAAATCAAAATTTATGGGCAGCATTAAATCTTGGGGTCACAATAATAGAAATTAGTTCCCCCATAACAAAATTTGATGAACTTAGTGGGCTTGATGGAGTAGTATTATCAACTATTGAACATAAAGGTAAAAGATACGCCAGCACAATGTATGGTTTATATTATTTACCGGAATATAAAATTAATTCTAAAAATGATAAAAATATTTTCTTACCTGTGTTAAATACACAATCATCATGTTTTGATTTTTATTCTGATAAAAATGTATTATTAGCATTAGGTAATTCCGGAATTATTTTAATAAATGATACTATTGCAACCAATTTATTTGATATAGGTCAGATATATTGTCATAGCTTATCAAAAAAATTCCCAAATCATATTTTCTTTGGTATTACAGATGGTTTTGCTTCAATTGAAATTATTTCTTCAAAAGAAAAAAACAAATATAAAAATCACTATAAAAACGAAAAAATAATACCGGAAGTAAAAGTAAAATTCATTGATAATGGCAAATTTAAAGATATTGAGGAATCAATTATTAAAGTTATTTCTGATAGTGTGGGCGACTTGTGGTTATCATCATTTCATAATGGAATTATTCATTTAAAATTTCAAGAAAATAATATCTCGGATTATACTATTACACGATATGATACCACTAATGGTTTACCTCAACTTAGTGAAAATTATGTTCATAACATTAACAAAAATATAGTAATTGGAACTAAAAAAGGAATTTATAAAGCTATTATAAACCAAAAATCATTTAATGATGATTTTAATTTTGAATTTATACCTGATACTTCTTTTGGAAAAATTTATTCTTCCGATTCTATAAGTGTAGAACAAATATATCTTGATAGAAAAAATGAAATATGGATAAATTCAAGTATAGGAATAAGTAAAATAACAAAAACAAATAAAAATCCTGATAATAAATATTCATTACCAATAAAAAGAATACCGGTAAAATCAATATATAAATTATCTATTGATAAAGATAATATTATCTGGATATGCTCAAGTGATGGATTATATCGTTTTAATCCTGTAAATGAAAAAATATGTAATATTCCTTTTTATTCCCATATTCGTAAAGTTATAATTGGCAATGATTCTATTATTTTTAATGGAACTTATTTTGTTGATTCACTATTAAAAAATAATTATTATACATTATTATCATTTGTTCAACCCAAAAATTTAATTCCTGTTATTCTTTATAAAAATAATTCAATTACATTTGAATATAGTACTACATATTATGAAAAGGGAGAATCAAATCTGTTTAGATATTTTTTAGTAGGTTTTGATAAACAATGGAGTAACTGGACACCTGAAACAAAAAAAGAATACACAAATTTACCTGAAGGAACTTATTATTTTAAAGTAGAAGCAAAAAATATTTATAATCTAAATAGCAATGCAGCAATATATAAATTTATAATATTCCCGCCATGGTATAGAACTATTGTTGCTTATATTATTTATATTATTCTATCAATCTTATTAATAATTATTATAGTAAAAATTTATACGAGGCGGCTTAAGAATGCGAAAAAACTTTTAGAAAAAATCGTTAAAGAACGAACAACAGAAATCAGAAAACAGAATACTGAAATATCTCACCAAAAAGAAGAAATTCAACTGCAAGCAGAACATCTGTCAGAGGTAAACGAAGAACTGGAAAAACTATCAATAGTTGCCAGTAAAACAGATAATGCCATTATTATAATGGATGCTAAAGGTAATTTTGAATGGGTAAATGATGGATTTACTAATTTATACGAAATTACAATTGATGAATTAATTAATGATTTTGACAAAAATATTATTAAAGCAACACCTAATACTAATGCACAGGAATTAATTAAATATGCAATACAAAATAAGAAAACTATAAATTATGAATCTTATTTTTTAACAAAAAGCAAGAAAAAGATATGGAATCAAACAACTCTTACACCAATACTTGATGAAAAAGGAAATATTAAAAAGTTAATAGCTATTGATAGTGATATTAGCAAATTAAAAAAAGCTGAAGAAAAAATTATTAAACAAAAAGAAGAAATAACAGATAGTATTGTTTATGCAAAAAGAATACAAAATGCTCTTTTCCCATCAAAAGAAATAATGGATACTACAATTTCACAATATTTTGTACTTGATATGCCTCGCGGAATTGTAAGCGGTGATTTTTATTGGTTTTCAAAAATTAAAGATAAAATTGTAATTTCTGTAGCTGATTGCACCGGACACGGTGTGCCTGGCGCTTTTATGAGTATGTTGGGAGTTTCATTTTTAAATAAAATTGTAAATGAAAAAGGTATAATTAAACCAAATGAAATTCTTGACAGGTTAAGAAATAATGTTATTATCTCATTACATCAAACAGGAGAAGCTGGCGAGGCTAACGATGGAATGGATATCGCACTAATTGCAATTGATAAAAAATCAAATATACTTGAATATGCAGGAGCAAATAATTCTGTTTATTTAATTCGTAATAATGAACTAACAGAAATTTTTGCAGACAAAATGCCCATATGTATTTATCGTGAAATAGAAACTCCTTTTTCATGTCAGAAAATATCTATTCAAACAGGAGATATGTTATACCTTTTTACCGATGGCTATGTTGACCAATTCGGCGGTTCAAAGGGGAGAAAATTTTTATATAAAAATTTTAAAAACTTATTAAAAGAAATTCATAAATTGCCTGTAAATGAACAAAAAAAACTATTAAAAGACAGACTTATAAAATGGAAAGAAGGCTATGATCAAATTGATGATATATTGATAATGGGAATTAAAATATAA
- a CDS encoding tetratricopeptide repeat protein: MVFKIISKYTLLLILFFYYFYAFSYNNPKIDNLQKQLKSAEENQKAEIYNKLAIAYKGISPEKIIEYAKKALELSKTSGNKLIEANALLNIGMGYFHLGNYDKTLEYYLESSDIMDSIDNKNGSAECLIGLGNVYMQLNKLNKTLNYYKEALIIKTEIKDSIGIAAILNNIGVVYLELEDNKTAMEYHVKSLKIKEIIGDLIGTTYSLNNIGYTYFNLNDYNKSLDCYFRALKIRERIGSEKEIAVSLFNIGETYIILKNYNEALLYLERSLKLSKKSKSKYLTKSIYKIYSDLYENIENNTKALEYYKLYSTLKDSLYSEQSNKKIAELQVQFDLEKKQKEIELLTKDKDAEIKKRKLISYSFILGFILILLFTFLIYSRFRVKKKANILLEKKNLEINQQKEEIQAQAENLSEINEELEKLSIVASKTDNAIIIMDAEGNFEWLNDGFTNLYELTIDELINDFGKNITKATPNPNAKKLIKYCIENKETINYESYYVTKSQKKIWNQTTLTPILDEKGNIKKLIAIDTDISKLKKAEEKIFKQKEEITDSIIYAKRIQNALFPSKEIMNTTIPQYFVLDMPRGIVSGDFYWFSKIKDEIVISVADCTGHGVPGAFMSMLGVTFLNKIVNEKGIIKPNEILDRLRNNVITSLHQTGEAGEANDGMDIALINIDKKSNILEYAGANNSAYLIRNSELTEIFADKMPIGIYREIETPFSCQKISIQTGDMLYLFTDGYVDQFGGLRGRKFLYKNFKNLLKEIHKLPVSEQNNLLKDKLLEWRGKYEQIDDILIMGIKI; this comes from the coding sequence ATGGTATTCAAAATTATATCAAAATATACTTTATTGCTTATATTATTTTTTTATTATTTCTATGCTTTTAGTTATAATAATCCAAAAATTGATAATCTTCAAAAGCAATTAAAATCGGCAGAGGAAAACCAAAAAGCAGAGATCTATAATAAACTTGCTATAGCATATAAAGGAATCTCTCCCGAAAAAATTATTGAATATGCTAAAAAAGCTCTCGAATTGTCTAAAACATCCGGTAATAAATTAATTGAAGCAAATGCTTTATTGAATATTGGGATGGGTTATTTTCATCTTGGCAATTATGATAAAACATTAGAATATTATTTAGAATCATCTGATATAATGGATAGTATTGATAATAAGAATGGTTCTGCAGAATGCTTGATTGGTTTGGGAAACGTTTATATGCAACTAAATAAACTAAACAAAACTTTAAATTATTACAAGGAAGCTTTAATAATCAAGACAGAAATTAAAGATTCAATAGGAATAGCTGCAATTTTAAATAATATCGGAGTTGTATATCTCGAATTGGAAGACAATAAAACAGCAATGGAATATCACGTAAAATCTTTAAAAATAAAAGAAATAATTGGAGATTTAATAGGTACAACTTATTCCTTAAACAATATTGGATATACTTATTTCAATTTGAATGACTATAATAAGTCTCTTGATTGTTATTTTAGAGCATTGAAAATAAGAGAAAGAATCGGGAGCGAGAAAGAAATAGCTGTTTCTTTATTTAATATCGGAGAAACATATATTATATTAAAAAATTATAATGAAGCATTATTATATCTTGAAAGATCATTAAAATTATCCAAAAAATCAAAATCCAAATATTTAACAAAAAGCATTTATAAAATTTATTCAGATTTATATGAAAATATCGAAAATAATACGAAAGCTTTAGAATATTATAAATTGTATTCAACATTAAAAGATAGTCTTTATTCAGAACAAAGCAATAAGAAAATTGCTGAATTACAGGTTCAATTTGATTTGGAAAAAAAACAAAAAGAAATAGAGTTATTAACAAAAGATAAAGATGCTGAGATAAAAAAACGAAAATTAATTAGTTATTCATTTATTCTTGGATTTATTCTGATTTTATTATTTACTTTTTTAATATACAGCAGGTTTCGTGTAAAGAAAAAAGCTAATATTTTATTAGAAAAGAAAAATTTAGAAATTAATCAGCAAAAAGAAGAAATCCAGGCTCAAGCAGAAAACCTTTCGGAAATAAACGAAGAGCTGGAAAAACTTTCAATAGTTGCCAGCAAAACAGATAATGCAATTATTATTATGGATGCAGAAGGAAATTTTGAATGGTTAAATGATGGATTTACTAATTTATACGAACTTACAATTGATGAATTAATAAATGATTTTGGCAAAAATATTACTAAAGCAACACCTAATCCTAATGCAAAGAAATTAATTAAATACTGCATAGAAAATAAAGAAACTATTAATTACGAATCTTATTATGTAACAAAAAGCCAAAAAAAGATATGGAATCAAACAACTCTTACACCAATACTTGATGAAAAAGGAAATATTAAAAAGTTAATAGCTATTGATACTGATATTAGCAAATTAAAAAAAGCTGAAGAAAAAATTTTTAAACAAAAAGAAGAAATAACCGATAGCATTATTTATGCTAAAAGAATACAGAATGCTCTTTTCCCATCAAAAGAAATAATGAATACTACAATTCCGCAATATTTTGTACTTGACATGCCTCGCGGAATTGTAAGCGGTGATTTTTATTGGTTTTCAAAAATTAAAGATGAAATTGTAATTTCTGTAGCTGATTGCACCGGACACGGTGTGCCGGGTGCATTTATGAGCATGCTTGGAGTAACATTTTTAAATAAAATTGTAAATGAAAAAGGCATAATTAAACCAAATGAAATTCTTGACAGGTTAAGAAATAATGTTATTACATCATTACATCAAACAGGAGAAGCCGGTGAGGCTAACGATGGAATGGATATCGCACTAATTAATATCGACAAAAAATCAAACATACTTGAATATGCAGGAGCAAACAATTCTGCTTATTTAATTCGTAATAGTGAATTAACAGAAATTTTTGCAGACAAAATGCCCATAGGTATTTATCGTGAAATAGAAACTCCTTTTTCATGTCAGAAAATATCTATTCAAACAGGAGATATGTTATACCTTTTTACTGATGGTTATGTTGACCAGTTCGGCGGTTTAAGGGGAAGAAAGTTTTTATATAAAAATTTTAAAAACTTATTAAAAGAAATTCATAAATTACCTGTGAGTGAACAAAATAATTTGTTAAAAGATAAACTATTAGAATGGAGAGGAAAGTATGAACAAATTGATGATATATTGATAATGGGAATAAAAATATAG